Proteins encoded together in one bacterium window:
- a CDS encoding DUF488 domain-containing protein translates to MRIFTLGTDDHSEALISKVISKYQIQVLADIRRSTAPKHEHHRRENIQRLCKENRAEYLYLGNELGSDREQGILSDLDPDLAARGIGILKTLARTRGLLILCTERTPERCNRRPIAAELAKEGAEVIHLLDVEGVWTPSMMRRQEGQARDNQDRFREGRDRRRSNDRGYSERRGSSGQRRDFGDKRSRDLRRNPNQAGGERREERGGQGGGGRGGRGGRGGQEFRKSNPDSKTS, encoded by the coding sequence GTGAGAATATTCACCCTCGGCACGGACGACCATTCCGAAGCTCTTATATCAAAGGTAATCTCCAAGTACCAGATTCAGGTCCTCGCCGACATAAGACGCTCTACAGCTCCGAAACATGAGCATCACCGAAGGGAAAACATCCAGAGACTCTGCAAGGAAAACAGGGCCGAATACCTTTACCTGGGCAATGAACTCGGCTCGGACAGGGAACAGGGCATTCTTTCGGATCTCGATCCTGATCTTGCCGCAAGAGGGATAGGCATATTGAAGACCCTTGCCCGAACGCGCGGTCTCCTGATTCTCTGCACAGAAAGGACTCCTGAAAGATGCAACCGCAGACCAATAGCCGCAGAACTCGCAAAGGAAGGGGCCGAGGTGATTCATCTTCTCGATGTCGAGGGAGTCTGGACACCCTCTATGATGAGACGGCAAGAAGGGCAGGCAAGGGATAACCAGGATAGATTCAGGGAAGGAAGAGACCGCAGAAGAAGCAACGACAGAGGATATTCTGAAAGACGCGGCTCTTCAGGACAGAGGAGGGATTTCGGCGATAAAAGAAGCAGGGATTTACGAAGAAATCCAAATCAAGCAGGAGGGGAAAGGCGTGAGGAACGAGGCGGCCAGGGAGGTGGAGGGCGAGGAGGGCGAGGAGGGCGAGGGGGTCAGGAGTTCAGAAAGAGCAATCCGGACTCAAAAACATCCTGA
- a CDS encoding carboxypeptidase-like regulatory domain-containing protein encodes MHLLFVLTIFAADAEIPKGSFSGKITDAASGKPLPGVNVILAGTEYGAATDELGYYIIKDVPVAEYSVEASMIGYKPQVVTRVQTLPSRTVFLDFRLRQEPLAMPGVTVRPDYFAKDESVNSGDNAINYHEIRLNPEGYNVARTVAALPGVATGFDFSSDIIVRGGDPDENLTVIDNLPVPYPVHFPAIGGGFGQASIVSVEGVEEVEFSPGGYGARNGEKISSLMNITLRDGNKERFEALVDLNMSAVEAMVEGPLGRKFNYIAGYRRSFLELVDLISNIGNVTPSFDDFYLRCAYSPNPGNKIWLFGIQTLDRMSVPGGSNGATEDMKWNGYQTISGLNWRALLGEVGYSVLTFGGTNLVNDLISQDTALDSLAFQFRPHELHLYLREALSMSPFKGHELQTGVFTGFTDADYAYYSRDYANGGEVRDTTEGS; translated from the coding sequence ATGCATTTGCTGTTTGTCCTGACTATTTTTGCCGCAGACGCTGAAATACCGAAAGGCAGTTTTTCAGGGAAGATAACGGACGCAGCTTCCGGAAAGCCCCTTCCTGGAGTCAACGTGATACTCGCAGGAACCGAATACGGAGCCGCAACAGACGAACTGGGGTACTATATTATCAAGGACGTCCCGGTCGCTGAGTATTCCGTTGAAGCTTCGATGATAGGCTACAAGCCCCAGGTCGTGACAAGAGTTCAGACGCTTCCGTCAAGGACCGTCTTTCTTGATTTTCGTTTGAGGCAGGAGCCTTTGGCTATGCCTGGCGTGACGGTGAGACCCGATTATTTCGCTAAGGACGAGTCCGTCAACTCCGGCGACAACGCAATTAATTACCACGAGATAAGGCTTAACCCGGAGGGATACAACGTTGCGCGAACGGTCGCAGCCCTGCCCGGAGTCGCAACCGGCTTCGACTTCTCCTCTGACATAATCGTGCGCGGCGGTGACCCGGATGAAAACCTGACCGTAATCGACAACCTTCCCGTTCCTTATCCGGTTCATTTCCCTGCAATCGGCGGCGGTTTCGGTCAGGCAAGCATCGTGAGCGTTGAGGGCGTCGAAGAGGTGGAGTTCTCGCCTGGCGGATACGGAGCAAGAAACGGCGAAAAGATTTCATCGCTCATGAATATAACCTTAAGGGACGGCAACAAAGAGAGGTTCGAGGCGCTCGTGGATTTGAACATGTCGGCAGTCGAGGCGATGGTGGAGGGACCTCTGGGCAGGAAATTCAACTATATTGCAGGCTACAGACGCTCGTTCCTCGAACTCGTCGATCTCATATCCAATATAGGTAACGTAACGCCTTCGTTCGACGATTTCTATTTGAGGTGCGCATACTCGCCTAATCCAGGGAACAAGATATGGCTGTTCGGCATCCAGACCCTTGACAGGATGAGCGTGCCGGGCGGCTCCAACGGCGCCACCGAGGACATGAAGTGGAATGGGTACCAGACCATCTCGGGCTTGAACTGGCGGGCTCTTCTCGGCGAGGTAGGATATTCGGTTCTCACATTCGGAGGAACCAACCTCGTGAACGATCTTATCTCTCAGGATACGGCGCTCGACAGTCTCGCGTTCCAGTTCAGACCGCATGAACTGCACCTTTATCTCAGGGAGGCGCTCTCAATGTCGCCTTTCAAGGGTCACGAACTGCAGACCGGAGTCTTCACCGGCTTTACGGATGCAGACTATGCCTACTACTCCCGCGATTACGCTAACGGCGGAGAGGTTAGAGATACCACCGAGGGCTCATGA
- a CDS encoding radical SAM protein, translating into MRNEAAREVEGEEGEEGEGVRSSERAIRTQKHPESRQPVQVRMKTFLLVNPWIHDFAAFDFWLKPLGLMRIAALLREAGHEVVLLDMLDRNHPWLRVHSKTDSWGRGKFHSEEIEKPCVLERVPRRFKRYGIPKPAVRERLAEMPDADAVLLTSGMTYWYTGVRETVEVLKERYPETNFLLGGIYASLMPEHSKANAGVDHVIPGAMPGICEALGKALDVDLKWKDLPPLWELYATLDYAVMTTTEGCPMRCTYCGSQLLKKGFSARDPEAVCEEIDYLAGLGVRRIVFYDDALLFNPEFDDLMKRLAGMGLELHTPNGLHVTMMNAAKAQAMRRAGFRSLYLSLESVDESLLDSTGAKLTVGAFVKAVEHLKDAGFGADELHSYILFGLRNQSEDSVKRTVELALRLGVKPHLAEFSPVPGTQEYERSGLFFMDDPLLTNNTAWTSIQGMLESLERLKQSLKMKEF; encoded by the coding sequence GTGAGGAACGAGGCGGCCAGGGAGGTGGAGGGCGAGGAGGGCGAGGAGGGCGAGGGGGTCAGGAGTTCAGAAAGAGCAATCCGGACTCAAAAACATCCTGAGTCAAGACAACCGGTGCAAGTCCGGATGAAGACATTTCTTCTCGTCAATCCATGGATACACGATTTTGCGGCTTTCGATTTCTGGCTCAAACCGCTTGGGCTCATGAGGATTGCCGCCCTGCTCAGAGAGGCCGGACACGAGGTTGTTCTCCTTGATATGCTGGACCGCAACCATCCCTGGCTGCGTGTGCATTCGAAGACGGATTCGTGGGGAAGAGGAAAGTTCCACTCCGAGGAGATTGAAAAACCATGCGTTCTCGAGCGCGTTCCCCGCAGATTCAAGCGCTACGGCATACCGAAGCCGGCCGTGAGAGAAAGGCTTGCCGAGATGCCGGACGCCGACGCCGTATTGCTGACGTCGGGGATGACCTACTGGTACACAGGCGTGCGTGAGACCGTAGAGGTTTTAAAAGAGAGGTATCCGGAAACCAATTTTCTCTTAGGCGGCATTTACGCATCACTCATGCCCGAACATTCAAAGGCGAACGCCGGCGTAGACCATGTAATCCCCGGCGCGATGCCTGGGATTTGCGAGGCGCTGGGGAAAGCGCTGGACGTGGATTTAAAGTGGAAGGATTTGCCGCCGCTGTGGGAGCTTTATGCAACTCTCGACTATGCCGTAATGACAACAACAGAGGGCTGCCCAATGCGATGCACATACTGCGGCTCGCAGCTTCTTAAAAAGGGATTTTCTGCAAGGGACCCAGAGGCCGTGTGCGAGGAAATCGATTATTTAGCAGGACTTGGCGTGCGCAGGATTGTATTCTACGACGACGCCCTGCTCTTTAATCCGGAATTCGACGATTTGATGAAGAGGTTGGCTGGTATGGGTTTAGAGCTTCATACACCCAACGGTCTTCACGTAACAATGATGAATGCCGCAAAAGCTCAAGCAATGAGAAGGGCGGGGTTCCGTTCTCTATATCTGAGTCTTGAGAGCGTGGATGAGAGCCTCCTTGATTCGACAGGCGCTAAGCTTACAGTCGGCGCTTTTGTTAAAGCCGTAGAGCACCTCAAGGATGCGGGTTTCGGTGCGGACGAACTCCACTCCTACATCCTTTTCGGACTCAGAAACCAGAGCGAGGACTCGGTCAAAAGGACTGTGGAGCTGGCCCTTCGCTTGGGTGTAAAGCCCCACCTGGCTGAATTCTCTCCCGTGCCAGGCACTCAAGAGTACGAACGCAGCGGTCTGTTCTTCATGGACGACCCTCTACTCACGAACAACACGGCGTGGACGAGCATACAGGGAATGCTCGAAAGCCTGGAAAGACTCAAGCAGTCCTTAAAGATGAAGGAGTTCTGA